In Cystobacter fuscus DSM 2262, the genomic stretch GCTCCAGCTCAGGTCCACGAACGGGGTCGTCCCGCCGGGCGGCTCCAGGAAGACGTCGTCGGCGCCGCCGTCATAGGCCGTCTGGACGTTGGCCCCCCAGACGCCGTTGTTCGAGTAGTAGAGCCGGAAGGCGGCGATGTCCCCCTTGTTCACCATGCGGCTGCCGGCGCTCGGGCACACGCCATTGAAGGTCACCTTGTTCGAGGTCCCGAGCTGGTTCACGTCGAGGCAGGGGCCGACCACCGTCCCGTCGCGCAGCACGAGATCGATCGAGTAGCTGTACCCGGCCATGCGCGTCCACCGGACGTTGACCTGGTTGAGCGAGGCCAGGGAGCCGTCCGGCTTGAAGGCGAGGCGCTGCTTGTAGGTGCTGCGCGAGGTGAAGGTCCCCGCGGGCTGGAAGGCACCGACGTGGAAGATGTTGAAGTACTCGCCCCGGCGATCGACCACGGTGTTGTGGCCATGGGTCTGGATGAGCGCCCCGGAGGCATTGCGCATGGGCATGGAGAGCCGGCGCAGGGCGCGCGCCCGGGTGAGCTGGGGGAGCGAATCCCCCACGATGTAGCGCATGGAATACTGGCTGTTGAACCAACCCGTGCTGAGGAGCAGGTAGTAGAGGCCGTTGCGCTTGAAGATCTCCGGGGCCTCGTTGATGGTCTCCTCCTCGGCGGGCAGCGAGTAGAGCGCGGGGCCCGCGTGGTTGTAGACGACGCCGGGGGCGGAGGTGTTGAACGAGGAGATGTTGTTGCCCCGGTCGAACCACACATAGAAGAACCAGCGGCCCGAGGGATCGTTGTAGGTGGCCGAGTCGATGCGGATGGTCCGGTTGCATCCCTCCGCCACGCAGGAGGCCGGAACCTGGGTGCGCGGGTACGTCGTGTTCGGGTTGATGGGCTGGGGCACTCCGAAGCGCAGGTTCAGGTCGGGAGCCGTGGCCGTGAAGGTCGTCACGTCCTGACCCGAGGCCGGACAGGCCGCCCCATTGGCAACGCGCTGGGCGGAGAAGTTCAGGACATAGACACCGTTGGCCTTGTTGAGGTCCGGCGCCCAGATCATGCAGTAGTCGTAGACCGGATCCGCCGCGGACGGGCTGTAGCTCAGCTTGAGGCGGAAGCTCGAGAGATCATTGGTCTCATAGATGGGCACCGACGCCCCATTTCCCGTGCCGGTGAGGAAGAAGAGATCGTCGTGCTCCTTGTAGACGTCGGGATCGGCCATGCCCGAGACGAGCAATGAGCGCGCGTAGAAGTTCCCGCCGCGCGTGGAACAGGACGTCCCCGTGAAGCCCTCATCACAGACGCACACCGCGCTTCCCGACCGATCCTGGCAGACGCCGTGGCCACCGCAGGTGACGCCGGAGCAGACGCCGTCCGCCAAGGCCGACACCTCTCCTTGCATCGGCAAAGCGTGGCTCCCCTCCTCCGCGCTCCCGCAGCCGGCGAGCCCCACGAGGGCGAGACATGACAGGGATATCCAGTGGCTTCTTTGACGCATGGTGTCTTCTCTCCGCATTGGTTCCTTGAATCGAAGGATAAACACGTTTTACATCATTTGATATGACGACCACTGTCTGCTTCTTCGAGGACCTCACCGCCGAACGGGCCACCCAGGCGGGTGGGAAGGGGCGCGTGCTCGCGCGACTTCATCAGGCGGGCCATCCCGTGCCCCCGGGCTTCATCGTCCTGACGAGCGCCTTCGAGGGAGACGCGCTCCGGCCCGAGTCCTGGGACGAGGTCGTCACCGCGCTCGCGCGGCTGCGGGCGGGCCAACCCGATCGCGCCTTCGCCGTCCGCTCGTCGGCCCTCGGGGAGGACTCGGAGCGGGCCTCCTTCGCCGGAGGCTTCGAGACGGTCCTGGACGTGCGAGACGATGACGCCGTGCGGCGTGCCATCGAGACCGTGCGCCGCTCCCGCCATGCGGACCGCGTCGCGGCGTACAGCCAGGCCCAGGGACTCGCCACCGGGCACGAGGTCGCGGTCGTCATCCAACACCTGGTGGAGGCGGACACCTCGGGCGTGCTCTTCACCGCCGACCCGGTGACGGGCAACCGCTCGGCGCTGGTGGGCAACTTCGTGAGCGGGCTCGGTGAGCGACTCGTCGCGGGCGAGGTGACGCCGTCGTCCTTCACCCTCGACCGGCTGAAGGGCACGTACTCCGGCCCCCCGGAGCTGCGCGCCCACGCCCGGAAGTTCCGGCGGCTCGCCCTGCGGCTCGAGGAGGAGTTGGGCTCACCACAGGACATCGAGTGGGCGATCTCCCGGGGCCGGCTCATGCTGCTGCAAGCCCGGCCCATCACCACCCTGCGCGGCCATGATCCCGCGACGGGCGAGTGGAATGACAGCCTCACGGGCGACTACCTGTGGACGAGCACGAACCTCGGCGAGGCGGTCCCGGACGTGATGACGCCCTGCACGTGGTCCCTCCTGCGCCTCTTCCTCGCCGAGACCCTGCCCCTGCTCTTCATGGGCAACGACCCGCCCATGGGCAATCTCGGCGGCCGCGCCTACATGAACCTGAGCCTCGCGGCGACCCTGGGCTGGGCGTTCGGCGTGAGCCGCCAGCGCTTCGCCGAGACGGCCGAGGAGGCCTTCGGACGGCTTCCCGAGGGCATGGAGACCCCCCTGCTGCCGCTCTCGCGCTGGAGCCTCCTGCGCAAGCTCGTCCCCGGCGCGATCCGCCTCCGCAAGCGCGTGCGTGCCAACCAATCCAGGCTGGCCGCGTTCGTCGCGTCCGCCCCCGGGCGCTGCGAGGCGCTCCTCGCCCGAATCCAGGCCATGTCCAGCGCCCCGGAGCTGAGCGCGCTGTGGGACCAGGAGCTGTTCCCCTACCATCAGGAGTGCTGCCAGATGCTGGAAGCGGGGAGCCGGCGGAGTGGAAGAGCCACCCACGGGCTGCGGCGCATGCTGCGCAAGTGGGTGGGAGACGCCGATGCCACCGCGCTGTTGTCGGGGCTGAGCAGCGGCGCGAGTCCCCTGGCGAGCCTCGAACCCCTCGTGGCACTCGCCCGACTGAGCCGGGGGGAGCTCGACCGCGAGACCTATGCCCGGCGATACGGTCACCGGGGCCCACACGAGTTCGAGATCTCCCTCCCCCGTCCCGCCGAGGATCCGGAATGGATCGACCGGCAGCTCGCCCAGGCGCGCGCGGCCCCCGTGGACGTGGACACGCTGCTCTCGCGTCAGAAGGAGGCGCGGGACGCCGCCTGGGAGCGATTCCAACGAAACCATCCGCGCCGGGCCGCGAAGATACGCGGACTGCTGGACCTGGCCGCCGAGGGGGCTCACGCGCGAGAGGCGGCGCGCTCGGAGGTGATTCGTGCCTTCTGGGTGCTGCGCGCGTTCGTCCTGCGGGCGGGGACGTTGACGGGCCAGGGGGACGCCCTCTTCTTCCTGTACCACGAGGAGATCCTCGCCCTGCTGCGCGGCGATGCCACGGCGCTCGCGTTCGTCCCAGCCCGCCGGCAAACGCATGCCCGGTACTCGGCACTGCCGGTCTACCCGACGTTGATTCGCGGCCGCTTCGATCCCATTCAATGGGCGGCCGATCCCCGGCGGCGCGGCGATGTGTTCGATGCGCGTGGGGACAGCGCGCCCGTCCAGGAGGGAATCACCGGCTTCCCCGGAGCGGCCGGCATCGTCGAGGGCCCGGTACGGCTGCTGGCCTCGCCCGAGGAGGGCGACACCTTCCAGGCCGGGGAAGTCCTCGTGACGACCGTGACCAACGTCGGCTGGGCGCCCCTGTTTCCGCGCGCCGCCGCGATCGTGACCGACGTGGGCGCACCGTTGTCCCACGCGGCGATCGTCGCCCGGGAGCTGGGCATTCCCGCGGTGGTGGGTTGTGGCAACGCGACGATGCGCCTGCGCACCGGCGACCGGGTGCGCGTCAATGGCAGTCAGGGCCGTGTGGAAGTGGTTCGACGGGCGGAGCCCGGGAACATAGGATGAAGCCTTCACCGGAGGTCTGGCACTCATGGCGACTCTCGCGGAAATCAAGGCGTACCGGCCCAGGAACATCGAAGACTCCCTCGACGCCATGCGCTCGGCGCTCGACTACTTCCACCGCGAGAATGATCAGCGCGCCATCTTCCTGCGCGCCTACTACCTCATCACCTCCGCCGTCTGGCAGGCCGTCCACCAACGCGGCCGCTATGACAAACGCATCTTCTTCGATCCCCAGTGGGTCGATAAGCTGGCCGGGAAGTTCTCCCTGCTCTACTTCCAATCCCTGAGCACCCAGGAGCGCGGCGGCGAGCGGGCCTGGAAGATGGCGCACCGCCTGGCGGGCACGAACGAGACCTCGGTCTTCCAGGACATGCTGCTCGGCATCAACGCCCACATCAATTACGACCTCGCCTACGGCATCTATCTCAACCTCAAGGAGCACGAGGACGGGAGGGATCACCTGCTGCTGCCGCGGCGCAAGTTCGACCACGATCAGGTCAACAACATCCTCATCAACACCATCCCCCAGGTGGAAACCGTGCTCACGCGAGACTATGGCGGGGAGCTGCAACTGATGGGCGAGCTGGTGGGCGACCTGGACGAGGTGCTCGGGGAACTCGGCATCAAGTACTACCGCGAGCGAGTCTGGTGGTCGGCCATCTCCTTCCTGTCCGCCCAATCCCCGGAGGAACTCCAGCTCGTCCATGACCGGCTCGACTGGGAATCCGCCCAGCTCGCCGAGAGCCTCGCGTGCGAGGGAACAGTGCTCCAGCGCTCACTGCGGAGCCTCCTGAACCTCTTCAGCAAGGCCACCTTCGGGCCCATCACCCTCGAGCGCGAGGACACCGCGCCCGAGAAGAAGAAGCCCACGCAGGTCTTCTCGCCTTTCTAGCGGCCCGCGCCGAGGAGCCGCTCGCGCAGCACGTGCTTCTGCACCTTGCCGAGCGCGTTGCGCGGCAGGGCCTCCACGAAGACGACCCGGCGGGGCTTCTTGAAGCTGGCGAGCCGCTCCTTGCAGAACTCCACCAGCGCCGAGGGCTCGGCGCTCTGGCCGGTGGCCGGGACGACGACGGCCACCACCTGCTCGCCGAAGTCCGGATCCGGCAGGCCCAGCACCGCCACCTCCGCCACGGCGGGGTGCTGGGCGAGCACCTCCTCCACCTCGCGGGGATAGACGTTGAAGCCGCCGCTGATGATGAGCTCGCGCGCCCGGCCGGTGATGCGGAAGTAGCCGTCCGCGTCGCGCTCGCCCAGGTCCCCCGTGCGGAACCACCCCTCGGGGTCGAAGGACTCGGCGGTGGCGTCCGGACGCCGCCAGTAGCCCGCGAAGACGTGGGGGCCGCGAACTTCAATCTCCCCCGTCTCCCCCGGCGGCAGCGGCTGGCGGGTGCGCACGTCCACCACGCGCGCCTCCTGGCCCGGGTACGGCATGCCCACCGTGCCCGGACGCCGCTCGCCCTCGTAGGGGTTGGTGGTGTTCATGATGGTCTCCGTCATGCCGTAGCGCTCGAGGATGCGCTGGCCGAACGCCTCCGCCACCTCCTGGAAGAGCTGGGCGCTCAGCGGCGCCGAGCCCGAGACGAGCAGGCGCAGGGCCCGGGGGCGCACGCCGGTGCGGCGCGACTCCTCGAGCAGCCGGCCGTACATGGTGGGCACGCCGAAGAACATCGTCAGGGAGGCGTCCTGGCTCAACGACGCGAGCACCTCGGCCGCGTCGAAGCGGCGCCGCAGGTCCACCGTGCCACCGGAGTAGAGCGTGCCATGCAGTCCCACCATGAGGCCGTGGGTGTGGAAGAGCGGCAGGGCGAGCAGCAGCCGATCCTCCCGCGTCCAGCGCCAGGCCTCGGTGACGGCGCGCACGTTGGCGAGCAGGTTGCGGTGCAGCATCATCGCGCCCTTGGAGCGGCCGGTGGTGCCCGAGGTGTAGCCGAGCACGGCGAGCTGCTCGCCCGAGGGCAGTGACAGCGGGGCGGAGGACGCGGCCCCCCGGGCGAGCAGCGCGTCGAAGTCGAGCGTGGGCCAGGGCACGGCCTGTGCGGTCGGCTCGACGGTGACGAGCCACTCGAGCGCGGGAAGTTGGGCCTTCAAGGGAGCGAGCTCGGCGGCGCCCGCCGCCCCTGTGACACAGGCCCGGGCCTCCGAGTCGGCGAGGATGTGGCCCAGTTCCACCTGGCGGTACTGGGTGTTCACGAGGACGACGACGCCCCCGGCGTACCAGGTGCCCAGGTAGGCGATGACGAAGGCGGGGCTGTTCTCCAGGAAGAGCGCCACCCGGTCTCCGGGGGCGAGCCCCTGCTCCCTCAGGGCGCGGGCGAAGGCCGTCACGTCGGCGGCGAGCTGTCCGGCGGTGAAACGGCGCCGCTCGAAGTCCAGGACGGGTCCGTCGGGGAGCTGACGGGCCCGGGTGAGGAAGGTGTCGAGGAGAGAAGTCGTCATGCACTCCGGAGACTACCGCGTGTACTGTGCGTGGCCATGCGCTTCGCCCCTCTCCGCCACGACGTCCTCAGCCTCATCGGCAACACCCCCATGGTGAAGGTGACCCAGCTGGACACGGGTCCGTGCGAGCTCTTCCTCAAGCTCGAGAGCCAGAACCCGGGCGGCTCCATCAAGGACCGCATCGGCCTGTCCATGATCTCCGCCGCCGAGGAGGCGGGCCAGCTCGGTCCCCACCAGAAGCACCTCGTGGAGGCCACCGCCGGCAACACCGGCCTGGGCCTGGCGCTCGTCTCCGCGCAGAAGGGCTACCGCCTCACGCTCGTCATCCCGGACAAGATGAGCCAGGAGAAGGTGCTCCACCTCAAGGCGCTCGGGGCGGAGATCATCATGACGCGCTCGGACGTGGACAAGGGCCACCCCGAGTACTACCAGGACATGGCCGAGCGCATCGCGCGCGAGCTGGGCGGCCTCTACGTCAACCAGTTCGCCAACCCCGCCAACCCGCTCGCCCACGAGACCACCACCGGCCCGGAGATCGCCGCCCAGCTTGAGCACCGCCTGGATGCCATGGTGTGCGGCGTGGGCTCGGGCGGCACGCTCGCGGGCCTGTCGCGCTACTTCGCCAAGGCCATCCCCGAGTGCGAGATGGTGCTCGCGGACCCGCAGGGCTCGGTGCTCGCCGACTACGTGAAGACGGGGAACATGGGCAAGGCGGGCTCGTGGGTCGTCGAGGGCATTGGCGAGGACTTCCTGCCGCCCAACGCGGACCTGTCCCGGGTGAAGAAGGCCTACACCATCCCCGACTCGGAGAGCCTCGACACGGCGCGGCAGTTGCTCAAGAAGGCGGGCATCCTCGCGGGCTCGTCCTCGGGCACGCTCATCGCCGCCGCGCTGCGCTACTGCCGCGAGCAGACCAGCCCCAAGCGCGTGTGCACCTTCGTGTGCGACAGCGGCAACAAGTACCTGTCCAAGATGTTCAACGACTTCTGGATGGCCGATCAGGGCTTCCTGCCGCGCGCGGCCCACGGGGATTTGCGCGACGTCATCACCCGCCGCTACTCGGACCGGGCCGTCGTCACCCTGGCCCCCACCGACACGCTGCTCATCGCCTACGGGCGCATGAAGCTCTACGACGTGTCGCAGCTCCCGGTGCTCGACGGGGGCAAGGTGGTGGGGATGATCGACGAGTCGGACCTGCTGCTCGCGGCCATCAATGACGAGACGCGCCTGCGCCTGCCGGTGCGCGACTTCATGTCCACGCGCCTGCAGACCGTGGACGTGCGCACCCCGGTGCCCGAGCTGCTCAGCTCCCTGGACAAGGGCTATGTGCCCATCGTCATGATGGGGGACGAGTTCATCGGACTCATCACCCGCATCGATCTGCTCAACCACCTGCGCCGCAAGCTGCGCTGAGCAGGCGCCAGGCCCTACCCCATGGTGCCCAGGGGGGGCGGCTCGGTGGGCGTGGGCAGTGAGCCCAGCCCCCAGGGCTGCCCCGCCCGCCAGGCCACCTCGCCCGAGGCGCCCCACCCGGCGCACACCACCTCGCGGTTCTGGAACTCCATCCAGAACACCGACTCCTCGGGCCTGGCCGCCTGATCCAGACAGGCCACGCGCGTGGGCGTGCGACCCCCGCCCAGGGACACCGCGAAGGCCCGGTGCGAGTGGCCACACAACACCCAGCGCGGATGCACCGTCTCCACCAGCCGCCGGGTGATGGGGTTGCCAATCCAGTACGAGGGCAGCGTGCGGCCCGGCGGCGGCGTCTCCCGCTCCTGGGCCCGCTGGGGCAGGCCACGGGGCCACTCGTGCACGAGCAGCACGTCCATGTCGCGCAGCGCCATCACCCGCTCCACCTCGGGCGCGCGGAAGTAGCCCGCCTGCTTCGCCGTGTCGAGCGAGCGCGGCCGCTTCAACGGCTGCTCGTAGAAGCGCGGCGCGTGGATGCCCGACAGGTAGCCCACCCGCAGGCCGAGCAGCTCCTTGAGCCCGGCGCGCCCCAGGTAGTGCACGTTGGGCGCGAGCGAGAAGCCCTCGGGCTCGTCGTGCAGCGCCTCGAAGTCCTCGTTGTTGCCGCCGATGAAGTACAGGGGCCGCTTCATCGCGCGCACCCCATCCGCGTACGCGGCGAACTCCGCGGGCATGCCGCGCTTGGCGGCCTTGCGCCGGTGATCATCCGCGAGCCGGAAGGCCTCCACGTCCCCCACGGCCAACACCAAGTCCACGGGACGACGGCGCGCCTCCTCGAGCGCGTCGAGCCATGCCTCCACCCGGTGGAAGCGACCATGGATGTCTCCCACACCAACCACCAGGAGTGAGTCCGGAGCCATCGTGCCCATCACCCTGCCCGGCCATCCACGCCCTGTCGAGATCCATCCCCGGGCGTTGTGTCAAAATCAGCGCAAGTGACGCGCACCGCCATGGGGCCTCGCGCGGGGCCTGTCGGAGCGGGCCCTGGCAGCCCACCAGCCAGGTGATCTCCCCGGTCGCACCTCCGCCTGCCCCACCCTCTGGCGGGCCCTTGGATTCGGGTTGAAACACGAACCGTTGAGGACCATCCCACCCCGTGCGCGCGCCCACAATCCCCCCACTGCGCGCCCTTTCAGTGCTAGACCGCGCCCCTATGTCCGAGCCCGACACCCTCTCCATCCGTGGAGCCAAGGAGCACAACCTCAAGAACATCTCCCTGGACATCCCCAAGAAGAAGTTGGTGGTGTTCACCGGCGTCTCCGGCTCCGGGAAGAGTTCGCTCGCGTTCGACACCCTCTACGCCGAGGGGCAGCGGCGCTACGTGGAGAGCCTGTCGGCCTATGCCCGGCAGTTCCTCGGGCAGATGGAGAAGCCGCGGTACGACACCATCCGCGGCCTGTCGCCCACCATCTCCATCGAGCAGAAGGCGGCCAGCAACAACCCCCGCTCCACCGTGGGCACCGTCACCGAAGTGCATGACTATCTGCGCGTGCTCTACGCCTCGGTGGGCGTGCAGCACTGCCCCAACTGCGGCCAGCGCGTGGGCAAGCAGAGCGCCCAGCAGATCGTCGACACGCTCATGGGCTCGCCCGCGGGCACCAAGGCCATGGTGCTCGCTCCCGTGGTGAGCAACCGCAAGGGCGAGCACAAGGACATCCTCACCGAGGCGCTCAAGCGCGGTTTCTCGCGCGCGCGCATCGACGGCAAGGTGAAGAGCCTGGAGGAGAAGATCGAGCTGGACAAGAAGTCCAAGCACGACATCGCGCTCATCATCGACCGGGTCACCATCAAGCCCGAGGGCAAGCAGCGGCTGACGGACTCGGTGGAGACGGCGCTGCGCGAGGGCAAGGGCCTGCTCATCCTCACCAACGAGACGGGAGACCCGGCGAGCGACCGCGTCATGAGCGAGCTCAACGCGTGCCACGCCTGCGGCCTGTCCTTCGGCGAGCTGTCGCCCTCCTCGTTCTCCTTCAACAACCCGCTGGGCATGTGCCCGGACTGCAACGGCCTGGGCACCAAGGCGGAGATGGACCCCGAGCGCATCGTCCCGGACGGCTCGCGCACCATCCGCGAGGGCGCGGTGGAGCCGTGGGCCAACAGCATGAACCGAGGCGAGGGCTGGACGGCGGACTTCGTGGACAGTCTCGCCAGCGCCTTCGGCATCGACCTGGACACGCCCTACGCGAAGCTGCCCGCCAAGTCGAAGAAGATCCTGATGTACGGCGTGGACGGCAAGAGCTTCAACGTGAAGTGGGGCGACGGCGGCAACTACACGATGGAGTGGGAGGGGCTCGTCAACAAGCTGATGCGCAGCTTCAAGACGACCACCTCCGAGGCCGCGCGCACCTACTACCAGAAGTTCTTCAGCGACAAGCCCTGCCCCACGTGTGACGGCGCGCGCCTCAAGCCGGAGAGCCGGGCGGTGAAGGTGCATGGCCGCTCGCTCGTGGACCTCAGCCGGCTGACCATCGGGGACTCGCTGCGCTTTCTCAAGGAGCTGAAGCTCACGGAGACGGAGCGGAAGATCGCCACCGAGCTGCTCAAGGAGATCCGCAGCCGCCTGGGCTTCCTCGAGGACGTGGGCCTGAACTACCTGACGTTGGATCGCACCGCGTCCACGCTGTCCGGCGGCGAGAGCCAGCGCATCCGGCTCGCCTCGCAGATGGGCAGCGAGCTCACGGGCGTCATCTACATCCTCGACGAGCCGTCCATCGGCCTGCACCAGCGCGACAACGGCAAGCTGCTCGGCACGCTCAAGCGCCTGCGCGACCTGGGCAACTCCGTCGTCGTGGTGGAGCACGACGAGGAGACGATGGAGGAGGCGGACTACCTGGTGGACTTCGGCCCCGGCGCGGGAGAGCTGGGCGGCCAGGTGGTGGCCGCGGGCACGCCCGCCGAGGTGATGGACAACGAGAAGAGCCTCACCGGCGCGTACCTCTCCGGCCGCAAGGAGATCGAGGTGCCCGCCCAGCGCCGGGCCCCGGGCAAGAACAAGGTGACCATCCAGGGAGCCCGGGAGAACAACCTCAAGGACGTGACGGTGGACATCCCCCTGGGCCTGTTCGTGGCCGTCACGGGCGTGTCCGGCGCGGGCAAGTCCACGCTCATCAATGAAATCCTCTACCCCGCCGCGGCGCGCGCGCTCTACGAGAGCCGGGAGGTGCCGGGCAAGCACAAGGCGGTGCTCGGGCTGGAGAACCTGGACAAGGTCATCGACATCGACCAGCGGCCCATCGGACGCACGCCGCGCAGCAACCCGGCGACGTACACGAAGCTCTTCGACAGCATCCGCGAGGTGTTCGCCCTGACGCCCGAGGCACGCGCGTTCGGCTACACCGCGGGGCGCTTCTCCTTCAACATCAAGGGCGGGCGCTGCGAGGCGTGCGAGGGAGATGGCGTGAAGCTCGTGGAGATGCACTTCCTCGCGGACGTGTACGTGCCGTGCGAGGTGTGCGGCGGCAAGCGCTTCAACGAAGCCACGCTCCGGGTGCGCTACAAGGGCAAGAACATCGCCGAGGTGCTCGACATGAGCGTGCGCGAGGCGATGCAACTGTTCGCCGCGCACCGGGACATCATGCGCGTGCTCCAGACGCTGGAGGACGTGGGCCTGGGCTACATCCGGCTGGGGCAGAGCTCGCCCACGCTGTCGGGCGGCGAGGCCCAGCGCATCAAGCTGGCGCGGGAGCTGGCGCGCGTGGCCACCGGCCGCACGCTCTACATCCTCGACGAGCCCACCACGGGCCTGCACTTCGAGGACATCCGCAAGCTGTTGCAGGTGCTCAACCGGCTGGTGGAGGCGGGCAACACGGTGCTCGTCATCGAGCACAACCTGGACGTCATCAAGAGCGCGGACTGGGTGATCGACATGGGCCCCGAGGGTGGAGCGGGTGGAGGACAGCTGCTCGCCACGGGCACGCCGGAGCAGGTGGCCGAGGTGAAGGAGAGCTACACCGGGCGCTACCTCAAGTACGTGCTGACGAAGAAGCGACGCCACCGCGTGGGCCAGCGGCCCCCCGAGGTGGCGTCCCCCGCCGCCTAGCCCGCGTCCGCGCGGCGCATCGGCTCACCCACCGCCCGCGCCGCGTAGCGCACCAGCAGCTCCGGCGAGAAGGCGGGACAGCCCACGCCGTGGGCCTTCAGGTCCGCCTGAGTCTGCTCGCAGCCGAGGATCGCCACGCGGTCGCGCGCCAGGCGGTCGAGGATCGTCTTTCCATCCTCGGCGTTGGGCGTGAAGAGCGGGCGGACGGGAGCGAGCGCGTTGGGCTCCCGCCGATCGATCGCGCCGAGCAGCATCCGCAGCCACTCCGCGACGGGAACCAGGCGGAGGGGGTAGCCCTGGGAGTCGAGCTGCTTCACGAAGTAGTTCCAGGTGATCGGCGCGGGGTGACTCATGTGGAAGATCTTCCCGAGGGAAGACCCCTGGAGCGACAGGCGGATGATGCCGCGGCTCACGCAGTCGACGGGGACGGCGGCCATCTCGTGGTCCCAGTCCGGCGCGGCGCCCAGTTGGATGCACCCCTCGAGCATCAGTCGGTACAGGTCCGTGGCTTCCCACGCCCCGGTGGCGGAGTGTCCCGTGAGGAAGGGCGTGCGGTAGATGGTGACGGGCAGACCACGGCCGCGCGCCTCGACGACGAGCTGCTCCGCGACCCACTTGGTCTCCTCGTAGCCGAGCGCCATCGGCCCGCAGGGGCCCACCGGCGTCGACTCACTCACCGTGGCCCTCGCGTGTTGCAGTCCGCAGAAGACGCCGAGCGTCGAGATGTAGTGGAACTCCTTGGTGCGGCCCGCGCAGGCGAAGCGAAGTGCCTCCTCGGTGCCGATGACGTTCGAGGGCTTGAGCGTCGTGTAGGGGTAGAGGAAGTTGATCCACGCCGCGCAGTGGTGGACGACCCCGACGCGCGACGCGAGCTCCTCGTACTCCTTCACGGAGAGCCCGAAGCGCGGCTGCGAGACGTCCCCCACGATGGCGCGGACGCGGC encodes the following:
- a CDS encoding family 43 glycosylhydrolase, giving the protein MADGVCSGVTCGGHGVCQDRSGSAVCVCDEGFTGTSCSTRGGNFYARSLLVSGMADPDVYKEHDDLFFLTGTGNGASVPIYETNDLSSFRLKLSYSPSAADPVYDYCMIWAPDLNKANGVYVLNFSAQRVANGAACPASGQDVTTFTATAPDLNLRFGVPQPINPNTTYPRTQVPASCVAEGCNRTIRIDSATYNDPSGRWFFYVWFDRGNNISSFNTSAPGVVYNHAGPALYSLPAEEETINEAPEIFKRNGLYYLLLSTGWFNSQYSMRYIVGDSLPQLTRARALRRLSMPMRNASGALIQTHGHNTVVDRRGEYFNIFHVGAFQPAGTFTSRSTYKQRLAFKPDGSLASLNQVNVRWTRMAGYSYSIDLVLRDGTVVGPCLDVNQLGTSNKVTFNGVCPSAGSRMVNKGDIAAFRLYYSNNGVWGANVQTAYDGGADDVFLEPPGGTTPFVDLSWSEEETGAQYSIDVQRRDTGAWIGPCIDVNSVNRALAWSYTGRCTSPGIDVAPSNISAFRVCSAVGGDWSRARCGTTAYDGKRMDASVVIP
- a CDS encoding PEP/pyruvate-binding domain-containing protein, which codes for MTTTVCFFEDLTAERATQAGGKGRVLARLHQAGHPVPPGFIVLTSAFEGDALRPESWDEVVTALARLRAGQPDRAFAVRSSALGEDSERASFAGGFETVLDVRDDDAVRRAIETVRRSRHADRVAAYSQAQGLATGHEVAVVIQHLVEADTSGVLFTADPVTGNRSALVGNFVSGLGERLVAGEVTPSSFTLDRLKGTYSGPPELRAHARKFRRLALRLEEELGSPQDIEWAISRGRLMLLQARPITTLRGHDPATGEWNDSLTGDYLWTSTNLGEAVPDVMTPCTWSLLRLFLAETLPLLFMGNDPPMGNLGGRAYMNLSLAATLGWAFGVSRQRFAETAEEAFGRLPEGMETPLLPLSRWSLLRKLVPGAIRLRKRVRANQSRLAAFVASAPGRCEALLARIQAMSSAPELSALWDQELFPYHQECCQMLEAGSRRSGRATHGLRRMLRKWVGDADATALLSGLSSGASPLASLEPLVALARLSRGELDRETYARRYGHRGPHEFEISLPRPAEDPEWIDRQLAQARAAPVDVDTLLSRQKEARDAAWERFQRNHPRRAAKIRGLLDLAAEGAHAREAARSEVIRAFWVLRAFVLRAGTLTGQGDALFFLYHEEILALLRGDATALAFVPARRQTHARYSALPVYPTLIRGRFDPIQWAADPRRRGDVFDARGDSAPVQEGITGFPGAAGIVEGPVRLLASPEEGDTFQAGEVLVTTVTNVGWAPLFPRAAAIVTDVGAPLSHAAIVARELGIPAVVGCGNATMRLRTGDRVRVNGSQGRVEVVRRAEPGNIG
- a CDS encoding DUF5995 family protein, with translation MATLAEIKAYRPRNIEDSLDAMRSALDYFHRENDQRAIFLRAYYLITSAVWQAVHQRGRYDKRIFFDPQWVDKLAGKFSLLYFQSLSTQERGGERAWKMAHRLAGTNETSVFQDMLLGINAHINYDLAYGIYLNLKEHEDGRDHLLLPRRKFDHDQVNNILINTIPQVETVLTRDYGGELQLMGELVGDLDEVLGELGIKYYRERVWWSAISFLSAQSPEELQLVHDRLDWESAQLAESLACEGTVLQRSLRSLLNLFSKATFGPITLEREDTAPEKKKPTQVFSPF
- a CDS encoding AMP-binding protein, whose product is MTTSLLDTFLTRARQLPDGPVLDFERRRFTAGQLAADVTAFARALREQGLAPGDRVALFLENSPAFVIAYLGTWYAGGVVVLVNTQYRQVELGHILADSEARACVTGAAGAAELAPLKAQLPALEWLVTVEPTAQAVPWPTLDFDALLARGAASSAPLSLPSGEQLAVLGYTSGTTGRSKGAMMLHRNLLANVRAVTEAWRWTREDRLLLALPLFHTHGLMVGLHGTLYSGGTVDLRRRFDAAEVLASLSQDASLTMFFGVPTMYGRLLEESRRTGVRPRALRLLVSGSAPLSAQLFQEVAEAFGQRILERYGMTETIMNTTNPYEGERRPGTVGMPYPGQEARVVDVRTRQPLPPGETGEIEVRGPHVFAGYWRRPDATAESFDPEGWFRTGDLGERDADGYFRITGRARELIISGGFNVYPREVEEVLAQHPAVAEVAVLGLPDPDFGEQVVAVVVPATGQSAEPSALVEFCKERLASFKKPRRVVFVEALPRNALGKVQKHVLRERLLGAGR
- a CDS encoding pyridoxal-phosphate dependent enzyme, producing MRFAPLRHDVLSLIGNTPMVKVTQLDTGPCELFLKLESQNPGGSIKDRIGLSMISAAEEAGQLGPHQKHLVEATAGNTGLGLALVSAQKGYRLTLVIPDKMSQEKVLHLKALGAEIIMTRSDVDKGHPEYYQDMAERIARELGGLYVNQFANPANPLAHETTTGPEIAAQLEHRLDAMVCGVGSGGTLAGLSRYFAKAIPECEMVLADPQGSVLADYVKTGNMGKAGSWVVEGIGEDFLPPNADLSRVKKAYTIPDSESLDTARQLLKKAGILAGSSSGTLIAAALRYCREQTSPKRVCTFVCDSGNKYLSKMFNDFWMADQGFLPRAAHGDLRDVITRRYSDRAVVTLAPTDTLLIAYGRMKLYDVSQLPVLDGGKVVGMIDESDLLLAAINDETRLRLPVRDFMSTRLQTVDVRTPVPELLSSLDKGYVPIVMMGDEFIGLITRIDLLNHLRRKLR
- a CDS encoding metallophosphoesterase family protein; protein product: MGTMAPDSLLVVGVGDIHGRFHRVEAWLDALEEARRRPVDLVLAVGDVEAFRLADDHRRKAAKRGMPAEFAAYADGVRAMKRPLYFIGGNNEDFEALHDEPEGFSLAPNVHYLGRAGLKELLGLRVGYLSGIHAPRFYEQPLKRPRSLDTAKQAGYFRAPEVERVMALRDMDVLLVHEWPRGLPQRAQERETPPPGRTLPSYWIGNPITRRLVETVHPRWVLCGHSHRAFAVSLGGGRTPTRVACLDQAARPEESVFWMEFQNREVVCAGWGASGEVAWRAGQPWGLGSLPTPTEPPPLGTMG